Part of the Hemicordylus capensis ecotype Gifberg chromosome 7, rHemCap1.1.pri, whole genome shotgun sequence genome, TCATCTGCAATCTGGGGATAAAtggactttggccattgtggcaggggatgatggaagttgtagtccagccaccactggggacccaaggttaagaaccccctGAGCTTAAGAATGGGGTTGGACGGCGGGGAACAACCCTGCAAACTGAAGAGTGATTCTTCATCGTGACGTGTTGCTTGAAGGGCCACCAGCCTAGTGCTAAtctgctgctccttctccacaGCACCCATATCACGGAGGGCATCAGCAGCGCTCAAAGCTACCAGGCGGAACTGCAGAAGCAACTTCCTCCGGCGGCCCAGCAGTTGCTGCAGAAGTTCGTTTCGGAcctgcaggagctgaagcagagAGTGGAGCCCTTCACAGAGGACCTGAAGCAGAAGCTGCAGGGCCTGCATGCCGGCCTGGCCCCGTACGCCGAAGATCTCCTGGACAAAGCGGAGCAGCACACGGAGACCCTCCGGCAGACCCTGACCACCCGCACCGAGGAGCTGAGGCAGAGGCTGCAGCAAAACGTCAACGAGCTGGGGCCTTACGCCGACCAGCTGAAGGCCAGGGTTCTGCAGCACTTCCAGGAGCTGGAGCAAGGAGTGGAGCAGCTGCAAAGCAGCTTCAGCCAAGTCCGCGACAACCTCTACCCTTACGCCGAGCAACTGCCGCAGAAGCTCATCCCTCTGGCCGAAGACCTCCAGAACCGCCTCAACAACTTCTGGACCTCTGCTCTGGAAAGCTTCCAGTGAGGATCCAGGCTAGCAACCCAAGAAGGGGGAGGCCGGGTGGGAGGGATGGAGGCTCCTCTCTGAGCACTGGGAACCCACCAGCTGGTGCCTCCCCCGTGAGGCTTAAAGGGGCCTATGGGACCACACAGCACCCTGACTATACACCGCCACCTTGTGCCTGTAACCATCCCTTCTGTGGGACAATAAAAGGACTCCCAGGAACAATCCTTGTTGTCACTGTGACCTTTATTGGGATGGGAGGCTGGAgatgtgaggggggaaagaatgCAAGCATTAAAAAGCGAGGTGAGGGTAGGGTGCCTGGATTTCTGTTCTGCAATACTCCCAGTGGGGTTCAGGGTCTTCTCTGGGCTTCTCAAAATGTAGGTCCCCAGatgaggttggactacaattcccgttACGCCCAGCTACCATGGCTGAAAAGGAGTTATTTATTAATAACTGCTTCTCCAGTTTCTCTAAGGCAAggatgctcaactttgaccctcctgcagatgttggccgacaactcccataacccttgagtgttggccactgtggctgggaatcatggtagtccaaaaacagctggagggccagagttgagcagccctgctctaaggtatCATCCCGCTAATCTAAAGGGTAGATTCTGACAAGCAGATACTGGCACGTGGACCCGGCCGGTAGAGCCCTTTCAGCTTCTGGCCTTTAAGTATCCCACCCCCACAACCAGGATGGCCATTATAAGAACTGTGCTGCAGGTCAAAATAAATGTGTTCCACTTCATACCCTTCCCCGTTCCTTCCCAGCTCCTCAGTTGCGGGGCCAGAGAGTATTGCTAATGGAAGGGGTAGTTCTTTGCTCTCTGAATGTTTTAGAGAGGTGGCTGGGAAACCAGAGAGAAGTTGACTGTTGCGTCTAATTTGACCCTTAGATGCAACAAGGTGATCTGGATTCTGGGTTTCCCTTGGGCTTTTAATGTTTTCCTTCAAAGTAGCACCACGGAGCTGCTAATTTGATCGGGGaagtgggactgggggagaggaaCTTAACCCGTTCCTCCTGAGCTCTTTCCCCCCCAATCCAAATCTAGCTCCTAAAGCTGCTATTAATTAATCTCTCAGAAGGAAGGAAATCTAAGCAGATACAGCAACTGAAACGGGTGGTTTCTTTCTTCTCGTAGAATTAGTAGTAGCTGCAGGCAGGTGGGATTTAGAGTGAAGAGATGTGCCGTAAGAAAGGGTAAACTCCCCTTTCTCCAGCAATATCTGCCTGATCAAATTAACAGCCCAATGTTGCTGCTTTGAATGAAAGGAAATTGAAAATCAAGGAAGATTCTGATTGTAAACAGACGGAATCATATCGGTTTTGGTCTTGAGCTGGCTTTTCATTGGCGAGCTTCCTGCTGTTGGCATTTGGGTGTCACATGAAAAAGGTACTTGCCACTTCCAACGACATGGTGTATGGGTCCAGTTGTGTGTTACAGAACCCTGTTGAGAACTCGGACAGCTGCTATGGAGGTGGGCTGTTGTTCTTGAGAGAACTTCAGTCAGAAGGGGTATTTTGCAATATCAGGAACAAGCAGAGGACATCACAACATATGCCCCACCAGTCCTCTGCCTCTGTTCGGTTGTCAACATCAGGGAAGAGATTAGGCACACACAGCCCTGGGATGTAGGCCAACAAACAGTGTGATTTGCAGGACGGGCTCTGCTCCAGCCAACCCAAACAGGATATTTGGACCCCTGGGCTGTGAAGCAGATAAACAAGGTGGCCTTGAGGATGAGGTGCACTGAAGACCCTGCCTCAGGTGGTCTTCACAATTCGGGACAGCTAATTTGGAGCAAATGTCATCCCAAAGGTAGTACGTTTACCCCCACCAACAGCAACCAGCTTCACGGGTCagggaaacaaaacagcagaCGAAAGCAGCCCTAAGAGTAACCCTTTCCCATCCAGTTCAGGCATCTCAACTGCTTTGTAGTCTTAAATAAAACTTCAAGAGAACTAGCCATGGCTCTCCTATGTAACACTGAACATTTCTTGAATGGTTTTTCTCTCTGGAAAGCAAAACAGAGAACTCTGCAATATCCATCGATACCCCTCTGAGGAGCGGGCAATGTAGTGTGTGTAAtgaaaacagcaacctttttacgccgtgTAATGTAGTGTGTGTAATAATGCAGACATACCTTGCAGCCTCACCAGCCCTCCACAAGATGCCCCCTCCGCATGGGTGAGCCCCTCTGTGATTGGTGGGGCTTACCAGGAGTGGAGTGCATATATTATGCTTCCCTTGGCAGCGACTGGTGTGGTAGAGGAATGGCAGATACCAACAGAACAGCACTCGGCCTCATGCTGcggagtaaatgttgagcgaagccacttcgaataaCACGGGTGGCACTGAGGgaagaagcagcccctcccctctgctctcgggttttgttttggtgccagttcacatggcatgcctctgtgtttgtgttttccttctagccaattggggcaggggagcttttatctgcatttctaaagagagtattcctcttatcatgctaatgattcagtgcctctctctatttgctccagcgttttcagaaaaagtagcttaaaaccagcatttttgaAACCCAGAAATATGTCAAGATAatctagaattcacatcacaatgCCTGCTTTctatgtggagtgggtccaaggatctcaaagggactttggggtatgtttggctggtgtgtgaacacacacacactctcttccggaggagattcgggggaacagccctgtctgtaaagcctccagctattgttgaactacaattcccaattgtggttgaggatggtgggagttggagtTAACAGAACGGTTGGAGGGCCAGGTTTACCCACCCTTGACTAGCTAGGCCCAATCCTCCTTAAGGGTCAGGCGGCAGCAGCATCCGTGCTGGCGGGCGcgttccagattagaccctgcaagagggtcacggcgtatctctgaagtgtgcttccacactttctgtgttgtgacactgcaatccctacgctgacagcagggtgccattcacatttctgatgccttgtttcggatttaattgtTGTCATTCATTGATAAAATGTTGTATGTCCGGCATAATGAAGGTTGCTGTTTTTACATGTTGTTCGTTTTTgtgagattgctccccctgctgggtgctttgctatttacattttgaatgcgatttgcctgaacggaagcattttgccgctgttgagtggctaatcagGAACGCGTCCTGGAGCAGCTAACAAAGCTAATGAGGAACCAGCGACAGAGCACTGAAAAAGCACAGGAAGGGCTCTTTTATAACTTGATCTGGAGAAATGAGACTCAACAATATTGTCCCCTCGCCAATATATGCCAAACGTAATATTGCGATATGACTTTTCTTGGTGATCTCTAAGGGCCA contains:
- the LOC128332588 gene encoding apolipoprotein A-I-like, with translation MAFAAVFLALAVFTGTQASFMNDEPQPRQRLEQIQDTIREYLQSIRNSELGKGINTHITEGISSAQSYQAELQKQLPPAAQQLLQKFVSDLQELKQRVEPFTEDLKQKLQGLHAGLAPYAEDLLDKAEQHTETLRQTLTTRTEELRQRLQQNVNELGPYADQLKARVLQHFQELEQGVEQLQSSFSQVRDNLYPYAEQLPQKLIPLAEDLQNRLNNFWTSALESFQ